GTAGTACAGCAAGAAATAAGACTACATAATTTTCATTGAACCAGATGCAGATTAAAATTATTACATACCTGATTTGTGAACTCATATCAGCAGGGAAATCACCTGAAGAAAGAACAAATTTGGAAAGGGGAAAAAATGTCAAATGTTTTAAAGAGAAGAAATTTGGAAAGGGGGAAAACGCCAAATGTTTTGCAAGAGGTTAGGTTAGACAAAATCCAAAAGGTGGAATGAGATTAACAAAGAGGCAGTTACCAAAGCTTGAAAAACAACTCCCATAGCTTGACAGAGAGAGTACAGGGCTTCCCAGAGGAGTGGAGTAAGGACTCAAACCATCCATTTGTAACAACTCTTTGGCATACTTCTCCAGACAGGATTTACAGTACCCCACCGGGTATTCACCATCCAGGGCAAAAAAACTATCCCTTTCTTCACACTCCTGGCAGATGGGACGGTTGCATATTTTACAGTGATATCCACCATCTGAGCCACATGCAGGACACATTCTACTCATAAGTTCGAAACAGAACTTGGAAAAAACAGCAGATTCCAATTCCTCTCCCCACTACGTCCAATGTCCTGAAAATAAGAGAATAGATCAGTATCCACACTTCCATGCAGTAAAGCATATATTACAATCTCCATAGATAAAGTACCAAAAAAATGTTGACAAGATCCAAGGAACTATAAAGACCGCATTAACCTTCAAGAGACATGAAAAGCTGCAAAATGACAATTAGCAGAAATGAAACATAAAACTTCCAgtgggaaaagaaaagagaaggaaactCTCTGGCTAAAATCGATACACtgggaaaaaaaaattgacacaatGCCAAAAAATCCATGCACTGCAACAACAATTATATAAGATTGAAAATAGTACGATATCAAAAAAGGAATTATGTCCGAAACCCACATTACTACTTTATTCTTATAATGGAAAATTTAAACGTATTAAAAACAATACACgtgtttaaaagaaaaaaaaaaaatctagatagaaCGAAAGAATGCAGAACACTTGAATGAGACTTCAGAATCTTGGAATGATAGCTAACAGAGAGAAACTATAATAATAACTAACAACATCAACTCCAAACGATCTATATTATCTAATTATACACCTAATGCAATATGGACTACAGGGCTTAGGAATCAAAATTGGAAACGAGGTCACCACAAACGGTGAATGGAAATTTAAGAATCAGAAATCTAATGCAAAACTACAATGTTATTGATAATAGGAGAGAAAAAGTCTAAAAAACAAAATCAATGAACCCCAAAGCCCAGAAGAACAAACACAAATATAGATGAAAAATCTAAACTTAACCATAATCAGAACTTCCTAAGGGACAGGAAGCCAAATCCTaatatttcaatcatctaccacctAAAGTAAATGAAACAAAATTAATGAGGGCATAATAAACCATCGTAACATAAGTGCAGTTAAATGATATAATTGGTAATTAGACCAAATTCATGCATCCATACAACTCGAGAAACTGACAACCAAACTATCCAACTTATCCAGGATCAAAACGATGACCCAAAAATTCAGAAACAATTTTGGAATGATGGAGACATAAAAAGAAATTAGAAAAAGCCACCTAAAACCCATCACCTATAtcgtttatgaaattaaaaaaaaagaaaaaagtaccaGTACCTACCTCCCGTTAGTGAAAACCCAACAGTACTTTTTCGAAAAACAACCCAGAATTAAGGACCAATACCCACCTTTGCTAAACCTCCATCCCGAAACTAATCAAAACCCAACAAATACATCAACTCAACTGCAGCTATTCGTACAAAAATTGAACAGAGAACCCAAATTCTTCAAGTACTTAACTACCCACCTCTCACCAAAACGCAAATCCCACAAGCTGCTCAAAAGCCAACAAAGTTCCAACTCTTAAGCCAGATTCAACCAAAAAAACACCCCAAAATTCTTCCTCCCCCAGACCCAAACAGCGATGTCCCCGTTCCTTAAACCCTTCGAGGATATATATAAAGAGAATAGAATTGCAAAAAAGGAAAACTGAATCCAACAGGAGAACTTAAGGAAAGAGAGTATCTTGCGCGTTTCGGTCTTTCTGTACCTATCGAGAGAATATATGCTGACTCCCGTGGTCGCTCGAAAATCTCGAATTTTCCTAAGAAGGGAGAGAGGATGCCACTTTTGGAACCCATCGGCTGTAAAAGGACTCTGCATCTTCGTTTTTGTTTTCTGTTTATGTTTTTGTTTCCATGTCGAGGACTACCTGCAGGTTGGAAGCCGGTAAAGGTTGGAACTTTTTTCCATAATAGAGCACGGATATTTTTGTATGGAGAGATGCAGGCGAGCATATCTGCTGGAAATATTTTCATGCAAGAGACTACGTGCACGTTGAAAGCCGGTaagagtagaaattttttttatagtagaatacgggTATTTTTGAATGGAAAGACGCACGTGGTGACCGTGGGGAGAAGAAAGGCGACTGACATGCAGAGACAAATGCTGAGGAAGAAGATGACAGATTCCGTAAGTTGGTGGCAGACAACGCCCCAAGGTTGGACCTTTCTTGTTGAAGCtccatatatccatcttcatacAGTATCCCACTGTCTATATGTTTGAACTTCAAATCATTCTAGGATGAAAGCCCCTCTGAAAATAGTAATGGAGCAGCTTAACAAATTGGCATCTTAAGTTGGAAGAATAGGTACGTCTACAAACTCTAATCACTAAAACTAACACTTCAGATGAAGACAAAGgccaaaatatttgaaaatatagcATTTAATTAATACTTCACTACCTTACTGGAATCTCTGGAGAGAAGTTAAAAAATATTGCACTTTCAAAGTCAAAAAATCTTTGAGAAATAAACATCAGGTTTCCTGCATGGTTTCAGGGGAGGGAATATAAACAAGAATCGTCTAGTCTCACTCGGCAAAACATCATCAAAGGTTTCCTGCATCTAAAATAGGGGGAAAAGCTTCAAAATCCAAATAAACTTAAAATTAGCAAAAAAATAACACTTAATTTATAAATTCACGATGAAGAAAATACCAGTTTCCTGTAACATCACCTACTAAATGGAAAAAGAAACGTCTGAAATATCATTGATACACACGTTGATCAAGACAGTAAACTGTAAAAGTTAactaaaatttagatatgaaattttaaCATCTAACAACTCCAAAGGATTTCGTCGAAATCCTGCAGCAAAAGAGGTGATCCAAATTTCACTAATAAGGTCAATTTCTTGTGCCCTACTCTATAGCATTATCATAATATTGGTAATATATTTTCCAAACAACGGACTATGGAAAAAGAATAACCGTCAGTACTGTTTCCTATTTAGGTTGCGACCTATATACTAGTTTGGTTTCTATCTCTTCGCAAAGTATCCAAAATTATTTCCAGCAGATACGCTCGATCGCATCTTTTCATACAAAAATATCCGTATTCTACAACGGAAAAAGTTTCCATTTTTACCGGCGGATGCGCTCGCCCGCGTGCGTCTTTCCATACAAAAATACCCGTATTctactagaaaaaaaatttctactcttACCGGCTTTCAACCTGCACGTAGTCTCTGGCATGGAAATATTTCCAGCAGATACGCTCGCCTGCGTCATTCCATACAAAAATATCCGTGCTCTACTATGGAAAAAAGTTCCCACCTTTACCGGCTTCCAACCTGCAGGTAATCCTCGACATGGAAACAAAAACATAAACagaaaacaaaaacaaagatgcaGAGTTCTTTTACAGCCGATGGGTTCCAAAAGTGGCATCCTCTCTCCTTTCTTAGGAGAATTCGGGATTTTCGAGCAACCACGGGAGTCAGCATATATTCTCTCGATAGGTATAGAAAGACCAGAACGCGCAAGATACTCTCTTTCCTTAAGTTCTCCTGTTGGATTCAGTTTTCCTTTTTTGCAATTCTGTTCTCTTAATATATATCCTCGAAGGGTTTAAGGAACGGGGACATCGCTGTTTGGGTCTGGGGAGGAAGAATTTTGGGGTGTTTTTTTGGTTGAATCTGGCTTAAGAGTTGGAACTTTGTTGGTTTTTGAGCAGCTTGTGGGATTTGCGTTTTGGTGAGAGGTGGGTACTTAAGTACTTGAAGAATTTGGGTTCTCTGTTCAATTTTTGTACGAATAGCTGGAGTTGAGTTGATGTATTTGTTGGGTTTTGGTTAGTTTCGGGATGGAGGTTTAGCAAAGGTGGGTATTGGTCCTTAATTCTGGGTTGTTTTTCGAAAAAGTACTGTTGGATTTTCACTAACGGGAGGTAGGTActggtacttttttttttttaatttcataaacgaTATAGGTGATGGGTTTTAGGTGGCTTTTTCTAATTTCTTTTTATGTCTCCATCATTCCAAAAttgtttctgaatttttgtgtcaTCGTTTTGATCCTGGATAAGTTGAATAGTTTGGTTGTCAGTTTCTCGAGTTGTATGGATGCATGAATTTGGTCTAATTACCAATTATATCATTTAACTGCACTTATGTTACGATGGTTTATTATGCCCTCATTAATTTTGTTTCATTTACTTTAGGTGGTAGATTATTGAAATTTTAGGATTTGGCTTCCTGTCCCTTAGGAAGTTCTGATTATGGTTAAGTTTAGATTTTTCATCTATATTTGTATTTGTTCTTCAGGGCTTTGGGGTTCATTGATTTTGTTTTTTAGACTTTTTCTCTTCTATTATCAATGCCATTGTAGTTTTGCATTAGATTTCTTATTCTTAAATTTCCATTCACCGTTTGTGGTGACCTCGTTTCCAATTTTGATTCCTAAGCCCTGTAGTCCATATTGCAGCATTAGGTGTATAATTAGATAATATAGATCGTTTGGAGTTGATGTTGTTAGTTATTATTATAGTTTCTTCTGTTAGCTATCATTCCAAGATTCTGAAGTCTCATTCCAGTGTTCTGCATTCTTTCGttctatctagattttttttcttttcttttaaacaCGTGTATTGTTTTTAATACGTTTAAATTTTCCATTATAAGAATAAAGTAGTAATGTGGGTTTCGGACATAATTCCTTTTTTGATATCGTACTATTTTCAATCTTATATAATTGTTGTTGCAGTGCATGGATTTTTTGGCgttgtgtcaatttttttttcccaGTGTATCGATTTTAGCCAGAGagtttccttctcttttcttttcccacTGGAAGTTTTATGTTTCATTTCTGCTAATTGTCATTTTGCAGCTTTTCATGTCTCTTGAAGGTTAATGCGGTCTTTATAGTTCCTTGGATCTTGTCAACATTTTTTTGGTACTTTATCTATGGAGATTGTAATATATGCTTTACTGCATGGAAGTGTGGATACTGATCTATTCTCTTATTTTCAGGACATTGGACGTAGTGGGGAGAGGAATTGGAATCTGCTGTTTTTTCCAAGTTCTGTTTCGAACTTATGAGTAGAATGTGTCCTGCATGTGGCTCAGATGGTGGATATCACTGTAAAATATGCAACCGTCCCATCTGCCAGGAGTGTGAAGAAAGGGATAGTTTTTTTGCCCTGGATGGTGAATACCCGGTGGGGTACTGTAAATCCTGTCTGGAGAAGTATGCCAAAGAGTTGTTACAAATGGATGGTTTGAGTCCTTACTCCACTCCTCTGGGAAGCCCTGTACTCTCTCTGTCAAGCTATGGGAGTTGTTTTTCAAGCTTTGGTAACTGCCTCTTTGTTAATCTCATTCCACCTTTTGGATTTTGTCTAACCTAACCTCTTGCAAAACATTTGGCGTTTTCCCCCTTTCCAAATTTCTTCTCTTTAAAACATTTGACATTTTTTCCCCTTTCCAAATTTGTTCTTTCTTCAGGTGATTTCCCTGCTGATATGAGTTCACAAATCAGGTATGTAATAATTTTAATCTGCATCTGGTTCAATGAAAATTATGTAGTCTTATTTCTTGCTGTACTACATTCTGTAAGCATGACATGATTTAAGGTTTATTTTAGGCTTTTAGAATGAGATCATACTAACTCTATCCAACAATTTTGGTACGTGAGAAATACTTTAAAGAATCCAGTCCTAACAATGTGTGACAAAAAATCCAACACTGATTTCTTATCTTTCTAAAttattttgcttcaattttttggCCTAGTCGTTCTTATATGGATGAATTCCCATGGTTCTTATAATGAGAGTGACCGATGATGGCAAGATCTATTATTGTGGATACAATATTTGTACTTCTATTGTTTTGTTGGTTGACACATGTATTGGTGGTTGACACATGGCTGTTTATGGGTTATCATTTGGCAGGGGCGATGATTCTCTGGATACTGGTCAAAAGCATCCAGACCTACGATTTACCGAGCAATTCGAAGATCATGGAAATGGAAATTCATTTAAAGATACAGATGTTCAGCCTTCTTATGCTAAGGCCCAagtagatggatcaagaattcctataTCAGCAGAAGGAAAAGATTCATCCCTTACATTAGCATCAGAGGGTCATGGAGATGGTAGTGGTGAGAATTCTGGAGTTTATAATGGCATGCCTGTTGATGCTCAATCCTCGAGAACTGGTAATGATACAGGTGGGACAGGGATTGCTGGCAACAATAGTAGTCTACAATTCTTATCCAGTTTCGAAAAAGATTCTCTAATCTGGAAACCACCTGAACCAGAATATGTGGAAGATGACATGGATAGTGTTgctaataatgatgatgatgatgatcagtATGGTGATGGTATAAAATGGGCTCAATCAAGTTCTTTAAACAGTCTTAATGTAGAAAATGGGAATACTCACAGTTATAAAGAAGAACGGCAAAAGGCAATGTTGAAAGCAATGAATGGACAGTTCAAAATTATGGTAAGTAGATTTTTGGCCTCTGAGGGCCTTGCTTTTTGTGGCAGAGAGGGGGGTGAGAGTTGGCTTGACATTGTGGCTTCACTATCATGGGAAGCTGCATTGCTTGTCAAGCCAGATGCTAGTAAGGGAAAGGCAATGGATCCGGGATCATATGTGATGGTGAAATGCATTGCATCCGGTACTCGCAATCAAAGGTACAGGCTGCAGTAGTTAGTGAGCATGTTTGTTTTTCATATGTATTTTAGATTATGGCTAAAATGCCCTTTTGTTAAGTGTGGAAATTTTATTTGCAGTCAGGTGATCAAAGGCTTAGTTTTCAAGAAGAATGCTGCACATAAGCACATGCCGACCAAGTTTCAAAATCCTAGACTTCTACTTCTTCAGGGAGCCCTAGGGCATTCTTCAGTTGGTTTGTTATCATTTGACTCAATGGTACAGGTAGGCCTAAGAAGTTCTTTGGGGAATGTCTTGATGGTGGTGCTCATAAATTCTCAgcttatctctttctttttcttttgggatcAGGAAAAGCATTATTCAAGGTCTATAATTGAGATGATAGATTTATGGCAGCCACATGTAGTTCTGGTAGAGAAAACTGTTTCACGTGACatacaagaatttcttcttgcaaAAGGAATCACTCTGGTCTTTGATATGAAGCTCTCGCACTTGCAAAGAATTGCACAATGTACTGGTTCTCCCATCATTTCTTCTGGTGATGTTCTGATGAAAGTGAATCTGAGGCAATGTGACTCTTTCCATGTTGAAAGGTTTGTGGATGAGCATAACATCTGTGGTGAAGATGGAAAGAGGCCCTGCAAAAATTTAATGTTTTTAGAGGGTTTTCCAAAACCTTTGGGTTGTACAGTAAGTTCAGTACCCATTTGTGTCCTATATTAGCAGACATGACACTGTTATGTTTGTTCATTAGTAATATATTTCTTGGCCAAATGTCTTGTGCCTCTTTGGCTTCATAACTGATGAAAATTGCCATGCCGTAATGCTTTTTGTCACTTTGTATAAATGACTAAATGCAATTAAGCAAAAAAATGGTATTTAGTTTTACATTTTGTCGGAAAACAAGGGTTTTACTTTCTTTTGTTCCTTCATCATGTGCCCAACTCAAAATTGGCTGGAGTTGGATGCAtcctttgagagagagagagacaggtagATCTAATTTATGACTTAAAGCATGATTTTGTTTTGATAacaaataaaaacaatcaaaatcaattagaaagggaCTGCCATTTTGACTATTGGAAAGATGCTTAATGACTCTAGTATCTATCATGTTGGTATTCATTATCGCAATACACTTTCAGAGCTTATCTTGTTAATTGTTCTTTATCTACCAGCACTGTTCCTCCTAGCTCTGGCAAATGTTAAAAAAGCATGCAACATACGTTACTTATGAAAACATCTACAGTGGCATTTTCCTATTTCAAATATCATGtgcccttttttcttttcatagcaTCTGAACCATCCTGTGTGCACCCGAATAATTATGTTTGAATGAATGTGTCATCATCCTCTGAGGTTTCCCTATTTGAGGCCATTGGTAAAACTGAAGTGTAGCCAGCTGGTTGTTAGTAGTTTCAGTGGGACATTCCAATTGTTGCATATTAAGTTTTCTAAGTTTACTTTGTTCTTGTGCTTTATATCTATTTTGCATTTCATCATTTATACTCTTGTCTATGCTGATTCAGTGGAATGCTTTGAATAGTGTATTACATAGATGGAGATGCATCTACTCTTATTGAAGATTTTGTCTTAAAACTACTGGAACACCCTCTTTGTTACGCTTTCCTCTTCACTCCAGATTACAATGACGTGTCAATTGTCTCTTGCTGCAGATATTGCTGAAAGGAGCACATAGTGATGAACTGAAGAAGATTAAGCGTGTGATGCAGTACACAGTCTTCGCAGCGTACCATTTGATTCTTGAAACTTCGTTCTTTGCAGATCAAAGATTATTTTTATCTGATAAGAATTCTGTAAGAGAGGGATCTGGTTCTTCTAGGGCTAAGCCAATGCCTTTTGCTAGTCGTGATGCTGCACCTTATTCAGATATTTCTAGTATTGAAGGTTCCACTTCTAGCATTACCTCAGCACATGCTTTAGATGTTCAAATTTCTGATGGACAACCAGAAAAATATGCTCATGGTCAAATGCCATCAATTTCTGATGTGGCTGCTGAAATGCCTTGTGCCTCACCTGAATTCGAAGCTGATGTTAGTTCGACTGGAGATAGTATTAATTGCAGAGATTTGTATTTTGACATACCCTGCAACAATGGAATCCCAAAGTCTGATTCATCAACATTGTTTCACCCTAGCCAGCTTCTATCATCTGTCCCAGTTTCTCTTGAGAAATGTCTAGGAGAAAGCTTTCGGTCTCACACTTCTGAGTCTGTTTCATCATTTTTTGGCTGCAAGGAGAAGATGCCTGATCTCCCTATTTCTTCATCTTTGCAGATGCTTGATCATGATAAAGTTAAAACTGCTAATATTAATCAAGAAAAGCCAGATGAAAGAAACAACAACAGTGAAAAGTTTGGGCTTTCCTCCGATTTCTCTGAGTCTATTGAGCATTGCAGTTCTGAGGTTGGCAACAAAGTTAAAGTGCTAAAACAGGATGACATTCAGAGTGTCTCAGATCCTCAAAGCATAGTGGTTTTGCTGTCTAGGCAGTGTATCACAAAACAAGTTGTTTCGGAGCAGAACCATCTTTCTCGTATAAAATATTATGGGAATTTTGATGTATCGCTGGGGCGATATCTGCAAGATGTTTTACTCAACCAGGTTACTTATTTTTATATCATTGCTTGTTAAAACTGTGTGAAAAATTATTCAATACAATACTTGTTTGTGCTAATGAAATCTTTGCAATTGCGGCAGAAACACATTTGCTTATCATGTGGTGAACCACCAGAATCACACGTATACTGTTACACCCATCAGAATGGAAATCTTAGTATTCTTGTCAGGCGACTTCCTCCAGAGTCATGTCTGTCTGGCGAAGGTGAAGGAAAGATCTGGATGTGGTCCCGATGCTTAAGTTGTGAGCATGAAGGTGGGATCCCAAAATCTACGCGAAGGGTTGTGCTTTCAATTGCAGCACGTGGTCTCTCATTTGGGAAGTTCTTAGAGCTCAGCTTTTCGAGCCACTCTGCAGCCCGTCGGTTATCTAAATGTGGACATTCATTGCACAGGGACTGTCTTCGGTTTTTTGGGTATGTGCATGGTATTGAATCTTTTGTTTTGAACATTGTTTATCATTCCTTGTTTTTTAATCTCAAAATTATTTACTTATGCTTATTGATGCTCAGATTAGGCTCCAAAGTTGCCATGTTCAGATATTCATCGATTGAAATCTATGGTGCGTGTAAGCCACCACCAGTCCTAGAGTTCCAAAATCCCCATGGACAAGAGTGGCTTAAGCACGAATTGCAAAATGTATGTTATCAAGTTGTGGTTTCTGttgctttcatattttttttcacaaGTTGACCATTTAATCTTTGTTTTCTTATAAGGTTCTGGCTAGAGCACATCTGTTTTTCTCTGAGGTTGCAAACTTGCTGCTGAAGTTGAAGCCTAAAGATTCTGGCCCAATCTCAAAAGACTATATGGATATATCAGGTTCAGTTAAAAAATTTTCTGAAGTGGAAGAGATGCTGATTCAAGAAGAAACTGAGTTTGAGGTtgcttttactatttttttttttagagagttgTTGGTTTGGAAACACGATTTTCTTTTCCTAATTCGCTCAGTATTTCCATGTCATTCTGTTATTTTACTTCATTTACTCAAAAATTATTACCAATCTTGTTAACATAATATTCAGTTCTTTTACTTAGTATTTTTTGCTGTCAACAAAGCAGGCTTATTTGCGAAAAGCTATAAATCATAGTGGGCAGCATGAGGTTCTTGGTTTAAATTGGCTAAACCAGGAGCTTCTCCTTCTGCTGTATGTTTGGGACCGTCGTTTGCATCACCTTGTACAGCACAAACAAGTCCAGCAAGAGAAGGATGGCAGCACCTGCAACACGTATGCTGAAAGGGATAGGCAAGAAAATGGTGAAAAGGTTTTGGAAGCTGCAAGTCAGATTCTTAAAGGCGTTGATGTGTCCTCTTCTTCCAGTGGAAACTATCATGCTCAAGATATACAAACTGAGCCGGAAACTGCATCAGCTGATGACTTCGGTGACACGAGCAGCAGAGCCCAAAATTTTCTTGATGCAGGGTTTGCTGAAATTGGAAGTGCATCAAGGCAGCTTTCTGATAGATCCACATTTGAGGAGCATTCATCGTCTTTTCTTGAACAACATTGTACTAGTAGACTAGCTGATGTTTCTACTCCTACTGGAGGTAGCAAGAATGGTCAAGAAGCATGCATTCCTATTTCTGATGATATGCTGCGCGTAGGCAGCTCTATCCAAGTTACAAGAGAACCAAACCTTGGAATGGTTACTGATCTAGAACTAAAAGCTAATAGTGGTTTAATGCCTGCCATGTCTTTGTCCAAGGAACATCTAAGAATGTCCCAGGAGTTTTGCAATTCCAAAGTAGAAGACCCAGACAAATGGATCTGGCCTCCTTTTTCTGAATTGCGTGGGGCATGCAAAAAGGATCTTCATGGTGGTTCACTGCAAAAGTTTGAATTTATTAATACCTACACTCCAATCTACCTATCTCCAATGTGTCAACCATCTGCTCCAGAAATGAACTTGTACTTCACAGTTGGTCCAGGTGGCAATGTTTTGTCAGTTTTAGAGGATGAGATATCGAGTATAATTGCTTGTGGACTAGCCATACTTGAGGATCGGTACCGTAACTTGGCTGAAAAGGAAGCAGAGAAGAGCAAAGGAGAGACCGATAAAACAACAGTAAATTCTAACACCCAGATATCCAATGGTTCTGTCCATTCATCTGTTTGGTCATCCACTGGATCCTTAGACTATGAAGGAATCCACTCATTGCAGAGTGGTTCATCATGTTTGTCCAAGGAGTTATCCACTGATGGTTCATCATCTGTGCATCGCCAGTTAGCTTCAGAAGATCTGCATCCTGAAATTCCTGTGGGAGCTGGAAAAGTTGCTGGAAAGTGTAAATATTTGGTAGTGTGTATATATGCAGAACAATTCTATGCTCTCAGGAAGAAATGCTGCCCATCAGAATTAGCTTATATATCTTCCCTAAGCCGTTGCAAGAAGTGGGATGCACAAGGAGGGAAGAGTAAAGCATCTTTTGTAAAATCAATGGATGACAGGTTCATTATAAAAGAAATTAAGAAGACAGAGCTTGATTCCTTTATAAAGTTTGCCCCTGATTATTTTAAGTACATTTCTGACTCTATAGAATCGGGAAGCCAAACATGCCTTGCTAAAATCTTGGGAATATACCAGGTCTGCTACTAGATTATTACGTCCTTTCTGTCTTTTTAACTGTACATTTTTACGTGTACCCCATCTTATTTAATGTAGGTTTTTTCAAACTTCAGGTTAGACGTTACAAAAGTGGCAAAGAGGTTAAAACTCATCTAATGGTGATGGAAAATCTTCTCTTTGGACATCATGTTTCACGTACATATGATCTTAAAGGAGCTGTCTTTTCTCGATATGTTTCAGATGCAAATGAACATGAAAAGGTTCTTTTGGATCAAAACTTTGTTGAAGACATGTGTGTATCGCCCATTTATATTGGTGGGAAGACAAAACATCTTCTGCAACGTGCCATTTGGAATGATACATCTTTTCTTACTGTAAGAGTTTGGTTTACTTTTCACCCCTTAACATCATCGCAATTAGAATCTACAAATGGGATTTTTAACCTAGATTCTTTTTGCAGTTAATCAATGTCATGGATTATTCCTTACTTGTCGGAGTGGATAAACAGCAGCATAAGCTTGTGTTTGGCATTATAGATTACTTGAGGCAGTATACATGGGACAAGCAACTTGAGACATGGGTGAAGTCTTCTCTAATCGTTCCTAAAAATTCATTGCCCACTGTGATTTCCCCAAAAGAGTACAAGAAAAGATTTAGGAAGTTTATGACTAAATATTTCATGATGATCCCAGATACTTGGAGTTCTGAACGTTGCTCAGAACCCTGCAAGTTTTGTTTCGATGACAGCATCAATTCGTCTGATGCACACATGACAAAGGTTCCAGAACCACCAAATGAGGCATGAGTTCCATTTATCTCAATTCGGAGATCACAGtttcttgaaatttatttgatgttAAACCAATATTTAGTTTTATTTCGTgcaacttctctctttttttttttcttgttttgcgAGGGCTGTATATTGATATTCTTCACATATTGGGTCCTCCCAATGTCGGTTATTTTTTGGCAAATTGCTGGGGCAAGTGAGTCCACAATAATGTGTATTTGCACATCTGTAgacattttttaaactaataCGTACATAGCAATCTCTAAGAAATTAGAAAAGATGATCAGTTATATTAATGTTCCTTGGAAATATATATGGTGCAAGAATGCTCAACATTTCTTGTCAGGAATGCATATTACTTGTTTTATTTTCTGAAATAATAAGCTTTCAATAAATAGAGGTGATGCCGGTTTTGTATCTTTGTCATGCAGCTCATTCTCCCAAAGACACGACTTTACACTGGTTGAACCTAGTAACTCTTTAGGTTCAGAATTGGTTTG
The DNA window shown above is from Elaeis guineensis isolate ETL-2024a chromosome 8, EG11, whole genome shotgun sequence and carries:
- the LOC105036241 gene encoding putative 1-phosphatidylinositol-3-phosphate 5-kinase FAB1D; the encoded protein is MSRMCPACGSDGGYHCKICNRPICQECEERDSFFALDGEYPVGYCKSCLEKYAKELLQMDGLSPYSTPLGSPVLSLSSYGSCFSSFGDFPADMSSQIRGDDSLDTGQKHPDLRFTEQFEDHGNGNSFKDTDVQPSYAKAQVDGSRIPISAEGKDSSLTLASEGHGDGSGENSGVYNGMPVDAQSSRTGNDTGGTGIAGNNSSLQFLSSFEKDSLIWKPPEPEYVEDDMDSVANNDDDDDQYGDGIKWAQSSSLNSLNVENGNTHSYKEERQKAMLKAMNGQFKIMVSRFLASEGLAFCGREGGESWLDIVASLSWEAALLVKPDASKGKAMDPGSYVMVKCIASGTRNQSQVIKGLVFKKNAAHKHMPTKFQNPRLLLLQGALGHSSVGLLSFDSMVQEKHYSRSIIEMIDLWQPHVVLVEKTVSRDIQEFLLAKGITLVFDMKLSHLQRIAQCTGSPIISSGDVLMKVNLRQCDSFHVERFVDEHNICGEDGKRPCKNLMFLEGFPKPLGCTILLKGAHSDELKKIKRVMQYTVFAAYHLILETSFFADQRLFLSDKNSVREGSGSSRAKPMPFASRDAAPYSDISSIEGSTSSITSAHALDVQISDGQPEKYAHGQMPSISDVAAEMPCASPEFEADVSSTGDSINCRDLYFDIPCNNGIPKSDSSTLFHPSQLLSSVPVSLEKCLGESFRSHTSESVSSFFGCKEKMPDLPISSSLQMLDHDKVKTANINQEKPDERNNNSEKFGLSSDFSESIEHCSSEVGNKVKVLKQDDIQSVSDPQSIVVLLSRQCITKQVVSEQNHLSRIKYYGNFDVSLGRYLQDVLLNQKHICLSCGEPPESHVYCYTHQNGNLSILVRRLPPESCLSGEGEGKIWMWSRCLSCEHEGGIPKSTRRVVLSIAARGLSFGKFLELSFSSHSAARRLSKCGHSLHRDCLRFFGLGSKVAMFRYSSIEIYGACKPPPVLEFQNPHGQEWLKHELQNVLARAHLFFSEVANLLLKLKPKDSGPISKDYMDISGSVKKFSEVEEMLIQEETEFEAYLRKAINHSGQHEVLGLNWLNQELLLLLYVWDRRLHHLVQHKQVQQEKDGSTCNTYAERDRQENGEKVLEAASQILKGVDVSSSSSGNYHAQDIQTEPETASADDFGDTSSRAQNFLDAGFAEIGSASRQLSDRSTFEEHSSSFLEQHCTSRLADVSTPTGGSKNGQEACIPISDDMLRVGSSIQVTREPNLGMVTDLELKANSGLMPAMSLSKEHLRMSQEFCNSKVEDPDKWIWPPFSELRGACKKDLHGGSLQKFEFINTYTPIYLSPMCQPSAPEMNLYFTVGPGGNVLSVLEDEISSIIACGLAILEDRYRNLAEKEAEKSKGETDKTTVNSNTQISNGSVHSSVWSSTGSLDYEGIHSLQSGSSCLSKELSTDGSSSVHRQLASEDLHPEIPVGAGKVAGKCKYLVVCIYAEQFYALRKKCCPSELAYISSLSRCKKWDAQGGKSKASFVKSMDDRFIIKEIKKTELDSFIKFAPDYFKYISDSIESGSQTCLAKILGIYQVRRYKSGKEVKTHLMVMENLLFGHHVSRTYDLKGAVFSRYVSDANEHEKVLLDQNFVEDMCVSPIYIGGKTKHLLQRAIWNDTSFLTLINVMDYSLLVGVDKQQHKLVFGIIDYLRQYTWDKQLETWVKSSLIVPKNSLPTVISPKEYKKRFRKFMTKYFMMIPDTWSSERCSEPCKFCFDDSINSSDAHMTKVPEPPNEA